A genomic region of Methanosarcina thermophila TM-1 contains the following coding sequences:
- a CDS encoding cobalamin B12-binding domain-containing protein: protein MASKEEILAKAKEAITEFDEEMAAEVAEEALAAGIDPVELIEEGYTAGMQEVGEKFEQGSLFLPHVIAAAEAMKAGIDVITPEMEKRKSETKNLGTVVIGTIEGDIHSIGKDIVASMLNIAGFKVVDLGRDVPIKTFVEKAKELKPQVVASSALMTTTMVNQIQIEEQLKEAGIRDQVKTMVGGAPVTQDWADKIGADIYGESANDAVAKVKAALKV from the coding sequence ATGGCAAGCAAAGAAGAGATTTTAGCAAAAGCAAAAGAAGCGATTACTGAGTTCGATGAGGAAATGGCGGCTGAAGTCGCAGAAGAAGCCCTTGCTGCAGGGATTGATCCTGTAGAACTTATTGAAGAAGGATATACTGCAGGCATGCAGGAAGTAGGAGAGAAGTTTGAACAGGGATCTCTTTTCCTGCCTCATGTGATTGCAGCCGCAGAGGCTATGAAAGCAGGAATAGATGTCATTACACCGGAAATGGAGAAGCGTAAATCCGAGACAAAGAACCTCGGAACTGTTGTTATAGGAACCATAGAAGGTGACATTCACTCCATTGGAAAGGACATCGTAGCCTCCATGCTCAACATCGCAGGTTTCAAAGTTGTGGATCTTGGAAGGGATGTTCCTATTAAAACCTTCGTCGAAAAAGCAAAGGAACTCAAACCCCAGGTTGTCGCATCCTCCGCTCTTATGACAACCACAATGGTCAACCAGATTCAGATTGAAGAACAGCTGAAGGAAGCAGGCATCCGCGATCAGGTTAAAACCATGGTCGGAGGCGCTCCTGTAACCCAGGACTGGGCAGACAAGATCGGCGCAGACATCTATGGTGAGAGCGCTAACGATGCAGTCGCTAAGGTAAAAGCAGCCCTGAAGGTCTAA
- a CDS encoding NADP-dependent oxidoreductase, with product MKAIKIYEFGGPDVLRYEDIPKPKPGPGEILIRIIAAGVNPIDWKIRSGYISGLPLPMIMGLDVAGIVEAVGQGETSFQPGDEIFAKVSIGQGGYAEYTVTSSTQAAKKPRSIGFVESAAIPTAGLAAWQSLFDIAGLESGQSVLIHGAAGGVGTFAVQFAKWKGAHVIGTASSKNAEFLRSIGSDEVIDYRNQRFEEIVNNLDVVLDTIGGDTFEKSWKVLKPGGFLVSTVASIPEGMPQKYGVRAKTLMTQADGRELAQIAAIIDEQKIKPIVTTVLPLADAKKAHEMSESRHTRGKIVLRVAEDPR from the coding sequence TTGAAAGCGATAAAGATTTATGAGTTTGGGGGACCAGATGTTCTCAGATATGAAGATATCCCGAAGCCTAAGCCAGGACCTGGGGAAATCTTGATTCGAATTATTGCAGCCGGAGTTAACCCTATAGATTGGAAAATTCGCAGCGGATATATAAGCGGGTTGCCTCTGCCGATGATTATGGGGCTTGATGTCGCAGGTATCGTGGAAGCTGTAGGGCAGGGAGAAACTTCCTTCCAGCCTGGAGATGAAATTTTTGCTAAAGTTTCTATAGGGCAGGGAGGCTACGCCGAGTATACCGTTACCAGTTCTACGCAGGCGGCGAAAAAGCCCAGAAGTATCGGGTTTGTTGAAAGTGCTGCCATTCCTACTGCCGGCCTTGCTGCCTGGCAGTCACTTTTTGATATTGCAGGCCTGGAGAGTGGACAGAGCGTACTCATTCACGGCGCTGCGGGTGGGGTAGGGACTTTTGCAGTCCAGTTCGCCAAATGGAAGGGAGCACATGTTATCGGCACAGCATCGAGTAAAAATGCAGAGTTCCTGAGGAGTATAGGCTCTGACGAAGTGATCGACTACAGGAACCAGCGGTTTGAGGAGATCGTCAATAATCTGGACGTAGTGCTGGATACCATAGGTGGAGATACATTCGAAAAGTCGTGGAAAGTACTGAAACCCGGCGGATTCCTGGTATCGACCGTAGCCAGCATTCCCGAAGGTATGCCGCAAAAGTATGGGGTACGTGCAAAAACTCTCATGACTCAGGCTGATGGAAGAGAACTTGCTCAGATAGCAGCCATAATAGATGAACAAAAAATCAAGCCAATCGTAACGACTGTGCTTCCTCTAGCTGATGCTAAAAAAGCGCATGAAATGAGTGAAAGCCGTCATACTCGCGGCAAGATTGTACTGCGCGTTGCAGAGGATCCAAGATAA
- a CDS encoding GNAT family N-acetyltransferase: MQKIVRLYRSQDCKEIVELFYDTVHTINSKDYSSAQLDAWAPEENNIDMWDKSLSSTYTVVIEIKGSIVGFGNLDKTGYLDQLYVHKDFQGQGIATIIVDELEKYAQKHDITIITTEASITAKPFFEKRGYKTVKQQSVERKGLTLINFIMRKLLVK, from the coding sequence ATGCAGAAAATAGTCAGGCTATATCGATCACAGGATTGCAAAGAAATAGTTGAGCTGTTTTACGATACAGTCCACACAATTAATTCGAAGGACTACAGTTCAGCACAACTTGATGCCTGGGCACCGGAAGAGAACAATATAGATATGTGGGATAAGTCCCTTTCCAGCACCTATACAGTTGTAATTGAAATCAAAGGCTCAATTGTGGGTTTTGGAAATCTGGATAAAACCGGATATCTTGACCAGCTTTATGTCCATAAAGACTTCCAGGGTCAGGGAATAGCAACCATAATCGTGGATGAATTAGAAAAATATGCACAGAAGCACGATATTACTATTATTACCACCGAGGCATCAATTACTGCAAAACCCTTTTTTGAGAAGCGCGGTTACAAAACAGTTAAGCAGCAAAGCGTTGAGCGTAAAGGTCTAACTTTAATCAATTTTATAATGAGAAAGCTTCTCGTTAAATGA
- a CDS encoding YkvA family protein encodes MDKTDNIRMKHVEANLEHLNPIPDKVSDTSVGFPEEVRDYRYRSTNFRNVWKYLELLFSMLVDSFKGRYPLPRKTAFVLTLAFLYLITPIDIAPDILPAIGFVDDVAMFAFATGLIKSDLEDYRVWKMSHWQ; translated from the coding sequence ATGGATAAAACCGATAATATCAGAATGAAACATGTTGAAGCAAATCTTGAACATCTTAACCCCATTCCAGACAAAGTTTCCGATACAAGTGTGGGTTTTCCAGAAGAAGTCAGAGACTACAGGTATCGCTCAACAAATTTTAGAAATGTCTGGAAATATCTGGAACTATTGTTTTCCATGCTGGTAGATTCCTTTAAAGGAAGATACCCGCTCCCAAGGAAAACCGCATTCGTGCTAACACTCGCTTTTCTATATCTCATAACTCCGATTGACATCGCTCCGGATATTCTTCCTGCAATCGGTTTTGTGGACGATGTCGCTATGTTTGCTTTTGCAACAGGCCTTATAAAAAGTGACCTGGAAGATTATAGAGTCTGGAAAATGAGTCACTGGCAGTGA
- a CDS encoding TolB-like translocation protein, producing the protein MNFIQICITITIFYVIFSLLEGGEYILSESVSQESEFQVYLTEDVNYKLWVVDLNGPESTSIRISKGSYAAFEDTFMLMHPEGDYLPYHPKFSVEESGTYRVYIKPMDSGTVRLVITKSRFPKFL; encoded by the coding sequence ATGAATTTTATACAAATTTGCATAACTATTACTATATTTTATGTAATCTTCTCACTTCTGGAAGGCGGAGAATATATTTTATCAGAATCTGTATCGCAGGAATCTGAGTTTCAGGTCTACCTCACCGAGGATGTAAACTATAAACTGTGGGTCGTGGATCTTAACGGTCCCGAAAGTACTAGTATAAGAATAAGCAAAGGTTCCTATGCTGCATTTGAAGATACATTTATGTTAATGCATCCTGAGGGAGACTATCTTCCTTATCATCCAAAATTTTCCGTAGAGGAAAGCGGAACTTATCGGGTTTATATTAAACCAATGGATTCAGGAACTGTTAGACTTGTAATCACGAAATCCAGATTTCCAAAGTTTCTGTAA